A window from Streptomyces subrutilus encodes these proteins:
- the dhaK gene encoding dihydroxyacetone kinase subunit DhaK, whose translation MKMLINSPQSVVADALRGMAAAHPDLEVDVEQRVVVRRGAREGGRVGLVSGGGSGHEPLHAGFVGYGMLSAACPGEVFTSPVPDQMVRAARAVDSGRGVLFVVKNYTGDVLNFDMAAELAEEDGIRVERVLVNDDVAVTDSLYTAGRRGTGATLFVEKVAGAAAEAGASLEEVAEVARRVNASSRSFGVALSACSTPAKGSPTFDLPDGELELGVGIHGEPGRERRAMMPAREIAEFAVGAVLEDLAQVAPADGPVLALVNGMGATPLLELYGFHAEVARVLAERGVPVARTLVGNYVTSLDMAGCSVTLCRADEEVLRLWDAPVQTSALRWGR comes from the coding sequence ATGAAGATGCTGATCAACAGTCCGCAGAGCGTGGTCGCCGACGCCCTGCGCGGGATGGCCGCCGCCCACCCCGATCTGGAGGTGGACGTGGAGCAGCGGGTGGTCGTGCGGCGCGGCGCCCGGGAGGGCGGCCGGGTGGGCCTGGTGTCGGGCGGCGGCTCGGGGCACGAGCCGCTGCACGCGGGGTTCGTGGGGTACGGGATGCTGTCGGCCGCGTGTCCCGGGGAGGTGTTCACCTCGCCGGTGCCCGACCAGATGGTGCGGGCGGCCCGGGCCGTGGACTCGGGGCGCGGTGTGCTGTTCGTCGTCAAGAACTACACGGGCGACGTGCTGAACTTCGACATGGCGGCCGAGCTCGCCGAGGAGGACGGCATCCGGGTGGAGCGGGTGCTGGTCAACGACGACGTCGCGGTGACCGACAGCCTGTACACGGCGGGGCGGCGCGGTACGGGGGCCACGCTGTTCGTGGAGAAGGTGGCCGGGGCGGCGGCCGAGGCGGGCGCGTCGTTGGAGGAGGTCGCGGAGGTCGCGCGGCGGGTCAACGCCTCCTCGCGGAGCTTCGGTGTGGCGCTGAGCGCGTGCAGCACCCCCGCGAAGGGCAGTCCGACCTTCGACCTGCCGGACGGCGAGCTGGAGCTCGGGGTCGGGATCCACGGCGAGCCGGGCCGCGAGCGGCGGGCGATGATGCCGGCGCGGGAGATCGCGGAGTTCGCGGTGGGCGCGGTGCTGGAGGACCTGGCGCAGGTCGCTCCGGCCGACGGGCCGGTGCTGGCGCTGGTCAACGGGATGGGGGCGACGCCGCTGTTGGAGCTGTACGGGTTCCACGCGGAGGTGGCGCGGGTGCTGGCGGAGCGGGGCGTGCCGGTGGCGCGGACCCTGGTCGGCAACTACGTCACGTCGCTGGACATGGCGGGCTGTTCGGTGACGCTGTGCCGGGCCGACGAGGAGGTGCTGCGGCTGTGGGACGCGCCCGTGCAGACCAGCGCGCTGCGCTGGGGGCGCTGA